One Ictalurus furcatus strain D&B chromosome 25, Billie_1.0, whole genome shotgun sequence DNA window includes the following coding sequences:
- the LOC128601497 gene encoding uncharacterized protein LOC128601497 — MITLFVALSLVITVKTSDVKDLQVQKVKHGGDVNIKCENFYTEVNFVWFKQSFGKFPQEVVKQVDKRNRYGAEFNDGRFSISEDKKPFNLNINEIKEEDSGTYFCAELQASSLRFAPATVLVVEAEEMKQHPPTVTVMENGESLTLQCSVQAFTSSCKGQSVYWFRHGSGESHPGIIYTHGDGSDECKKSSEAGSPTQSCVYTLPKRNLTTSDNGTFYCAVAACGQILFGNGTEVEVKGSSYNTDQMDLLFWLSVFRVGVLAFILIIFTMYYNVLKLRSI; from the exons ATGATCACACTCTTTGTCGCTCTTTCTCTCGTCATAACTG TGAAAACTTCTGATGTCAAGGATCTTCAAGTTCAAAAAGTCAAGCATGGGGGAGATGTaaacataaaatgtgaaaacttTTACACTGAAGTTAATTTTGTTTGGTTCAAACAGAGTTTTGGAAAATTTCCTCAGGAAGTGGTGAAACAGGTGGATAAAAGGAACAGATACGGTGCAGAATTTAATGATGGACGCTTCAGTATTAGTGAAGATAAAAAACCGTTTAATCTCaacattaatgaaataaaagaagaggATTCAGGAACATATTTCTGTGCAGAACTGCAGGCATCTTCACTACGCTTTGCACCTGCAACCGTTTTGGTTGTTGAAG CTGAGGAGATGAAACAACATCCTCCGACTGTCACGGTGATGGAGAACGGAGAGTCGCTCACACTCCAGTGTTCAGTACAAGCGTTTACTTCAAGCTGTAAAGGACAGAGTGTGTACTGGTTCAGACACGGCTCAGGAGAATCTCATCCAGGAATCATTTACACTCATGGAGACGGCAGTGATGAGTGTAAGAAGAGCTCTGAGGCTGGTTCTCCTACGCAGAGCTGTGTCTACACTCTCCCCAAGAGGAACCTCACAACCTCTGATAATGGAACGTTCTACTGTGCTGTGGCTGCGTGTGGACAAATCCTCTTTGGGAATGGAACTGAAGTGGAAGTAAAAG GTTCCAGTTACAATACTGATCAGATGGATTTGTTGTTCTGGCTCTCCGTTTTTAGAGTTGGAGTTCTTGCCTTCATACTTATTATCTTTACAATGTAttacaatgttttaaaattaagatCAATTTAG